The Mesobacillus jeotgali genome window below encodes:
- a CDS encoding methionine ABC transporter ATP-binding protein, with the protein MIEVKNLVKIYETKKGSVTGVDHVSLKIEKGEIYGIVGYSGAGKSSLIRCLNLLEKPTSGEIHIDGVELTSLGKSELRKARLKIGMIFQHFHLVSAKTVSENIAFALKAAGLPKAKINDRVTELLDMVGLSDKRDVYPAQLSGGQKQRVGIARALANNPSVLLCDEATSALDPSTTKSILSLLKKINSELGITIVLITHEMEVVKTICDRMAVMQDGKIIEEGDVYEVFANPKQSLTKDFVNSILQFDLPERLLGERQGKLIKIYFQGEIAEQGVISDVFQTYKVRGNILHGKIEYIQDIPLGIFIMEVSGDQLEIDRAIAYIAARTKNLEVMDDAA; encoded by the coding sequence ATGATTGAAGTGAAAAACCTGGTCAAGATTTATGAAACGAAAAAAGGCTCGGTAACTGGTGTTGACCATGTTTCATTAAAAATCGAAAAAGGTGAGATCTACGGAATTGTCGGATATAGCGGGGCAGGGAAAAGTTCTTTGATCCGATGCCTGAATCTCCTTGAAAAACCGACATCCGGTGAGATACATATTGACGGTGTAGAACTCACTTCTTTAGGAAAAAGTGAACTGCGGAAAGCACGCCTGAAAATCGGGATGATTTTTCAGCATTTCCATTTGGTAAGCGCTAAGACGGTGAGTGAAAACATCGCGTTCGCGTTAAAAGCTGCCGGGCTGCCAAAGGCGAAAATCAATGATCGAGTAACGGAGCTTCTTGATATGGTCGGACTTTCTGATAAAAGAGATGTCTATCCGGCACAATTGTCAGGCGGACAGAAGCAGCGGGTCGGCATTGCCAGGGCGCTGGCGAATAATCCATCTGTGCTCTTATGTGATGAAGCTACTTCGGCACTCGATCCAAGCACAACGAAATCAATTCTCTCCTTGCTTAAAAAGATTAATAGTGAACTAGGGATCACGATCGTCCTGATCACCCACGAGATGGAGGTCGTCAAGACGATTTGTGACAGGATGGCTGTCATGCAAGATGGGAAAATCATTGAAGAAGGAGATGTGTATGAAGTCTTCGCTAATCCGAAACAGTCGCTCACAAAAGACTTCGTCAACTCCATCCTTCAATTCGATTTGCCGGAAAGATTGCTGGGGGAACGTCAAGGGAAGCTGATCAAAATCTATTTCCAGGGTGAGATTGCCGAACAGGGAGTCATATCCGATGTTTTCCAGACGTATAAAGTTCGCGGCAATATCCTGCACGGGAAGATCGAGTATATTCAGGATATTCCATTGGGAATTTTCATTATGGAGGTTTCGGGAGACCAGCTGGAGATTGACCGGGCAATTGCCTACATAGCGGCAAGAACGAAAAATCTGGAGGTGATGGATGATGCTGCTTGA
- a CDS encoding MFS transporter, with amino-acid sequence MDQTTGTAQQPQGTEKIWSKDFVFIFLANFFIFLGFQMTLPTIPLFVERLGGNDQLIGFVVGIFTFSALLVRPFAGRMLETKGRGFIYLIGLAIFVVSVGSFGFATGIAFLFLMRIVQGVGWGFSTTASGTIATDLIPPRRRGEGMGYFGLSGNVALAMGPTLGLALAAAITFKQLFMISAFLGLAAFLLASRITYKKAEKMEETAAKRRWDVYEKSALQPSLLLLFITTTFGGIASFLPLYSAQKGIEGIEWYFFIFAMTLMLSRSFAGKLYDKKGHGAVFLPGTVLIMIAMILLAWLPNSLVMFIAAGLYGFGFGSVQPALQAWAVQDAPMNRKGMANATFFSFFDLGVGVGAMTFGQIGHWLGYGSIYIASAISVSVSIILYIFMMKRPART; translated from the coding sequence ATGGATCAAACAACAGGAACAGCTCAACAACCACAGGGCACTGAAAAAATCTGGAGCAAGGACTTTGTGTTTATATTCCTGGCGAATTTTTTCATCTTCCTGGGTTTCCAAATGACTTTGCCTACCATTCCGCTATTTGTCGAGCGCTTGGGCGGAAATGATCAGTTGATCGGATTTGTCGTAGGGATTTTTACGTTTTCTGCATTGCTTGTACGCCCTTTTGCAGGCCGGATGCTGGAAACGAAAGGAAGAGGCTTCATTTATCTGATAGGCCTGGCAATTTTCGTGGTTTCTGTAGGTTCATTTGGATTTGCAACAGGCATCGCCTTCTTATTTTTGATGAGGATTGTCCAGGGGGTCGGCTGGGGTTTTTCCACGACAGCATCTGGTACGATTGCAACCGATTTGATCCCGCCGCGGCGCAGAGGGGAAGGAATGGGATATTTCGGGCTTTCCGGGAATGTAGCGCTTGCGATGGGACCGACTCTCGGCCTTGCGCTGGCTGCGGCAATCACATTCAAGCAATTATTTATGATCAGTGCCTTCCTGGGTCTTGCCGCATTCCTGCTCGCGTCAAGGATCACCTATAAAAAGGCGGAGAAAATGGAAGAAACTGCAGCGAAACGAAGATGGGATGTATATGAAAAATCAGCTCTGCAGCCGTCCTTGCTATTGTTGTTCATTACAACCACATTTGGAGGAATCGCCTCATTCCTGCCGCTTTACTCTGCGCAGAAGGGAATTGAAGGGATAGAGTGGTATTTCTTTATTTTTGCGATGACCCTGATGCTGTCCCGGTCATTTGCAGGTAAACTCTATGATAAAAAAGGACATGGTGCCGTCTTCCTGCCCGGGACTGTTTTGATCATGATTGCCATGATTCTTTTAGCCTGGCTGCCGAACAGCCTCGTGATGTTCATTGCCGCCGGCCTGTACGGCTTCGGGTTTGGTTCGGTACAGCCGGCATTGCAGGCATGGGCCGTCCAGGATGCTCCGATGAACCGCAAAGGAATGGCGAATGCAACGTTCTTCTCTTTTTTCGATTTGGGCGTTGGTGTCGGGGCGATGACTTTTGGCCAGATCGGCCACTGGCTCGGCTACGGAAGCATCTACATCGCTTCCGCCATTTCCGTTTCTGTTTCGATCATTCTCTATATTTTTATGATGAAAAGGCCGGCGAGAACGTAG
- a CDS encoding methionine ABC transporter permease, translating to MLLDSLIELLPELNKAFFETIYMVGISILVAIIVGLPTGVLLFVTDKGLFLENQLFKNIAGFIVNMIRSVPFIILLIALLPLANLIAGTTIGPTAASVSLSVAAIPFFARIVEQSFREIDKGVIEAAVATGATPWMIIKDVLIPEAKPGIVQGVTITIISLVAYSAMAGIVGGGGVGDLAIRFGYYRYDNTIMITTVIILICLVQLIQFGGDRIARVVDKR from the coding sequence ATGCTGCTTGATAGCCTGATTGAACTGCTGCCGGAATTGAACAAAGCATTTTTTGAAACGATTTATATGGTCGGCATCTCCATCCTTGTCGCCATTATCGTTGGATTGCCAACAGGAGTGCTGCTTTTTGTCACCGACAAAGGTCTGTTCCTGGAAAACCAGCTTTTTAAAAATATAGCCGGCTTCATCGTCAATATGATCCGCTCGGTACCGTTCATTATCCTGCTTATTGCCCTGCTTCCGCTTGCGAATCTGATCGCAGGCACGACAATCGGGCCGACAGCGGCATCTGTTTCATTATCAGTCGCGGCGATTCCGTTTTTTGCAAGAATCGTAGAACAAAGCTTCCGGGAAATTGATAAAGGAGTCATTGAAGCGGCAGTTGCGACAGGTGCGACTCCATGGATGATCATCAAAGATGTCCTGATTCCCGAAGCGAAGCCTGGCATCGTCCAGGGAGTGACCATCACGATCATCAGCCTTGTTGCCTATTCGGCAATGGCCGGGATTGTCGGCGGTGGCGGAGTCGGTGACCTGGCGATCCGCTTCGGCTATTACCGTTACGATAATACAATCATGATCACGACAGTCATCATTTTGATCTGCCTCGTCCAGCTGATCCAGTTTGGCGGAGACAGAATTGCAAGAGTAGTAGACAAAAGATAA
- a CDS encoding DoxX family membrane protein, with amino-acid sequence MFADWLRGNKFAAGLLTVLRLWLGYNWMVAGWHKMTGEGFDATGYLKNAVANPVKGPDGSMVYGWYVSFLENFALPNIELFNFIVPVGEFLVGLGLILGCLTTAAMFFGLVMNFSFFLAGTVSHNPTDIFFGFIILFAGFNAGKYGLDYWVIPYIRKTIFRQKASIK; translated from the coding sequence ATGTTTGCTGATTGGTTAAGGGGTAACAAGTTTGCTGCTGGCTTGCTGACTGTTTTAAGATTATGGCTCGGTTACAACTGGATGGTTGCTGGATGGCATAAAATGACCGGGGAAGGATTTGACGCAACTGGGTATCTGAAAAACGCAGTAGCGAATCCTGTTAAAGGTCCAGATGGAAGTATGGTTTATGGCTGGTATGTCTCTTTCCTGGAAAACTTCGCGCTGCCGAACATTGAGCTTTTCAACTTTATCGTGCCGGTCGGTGAGTTCCTCGTCGGTCTCGGCCTGATCCTTGGATGCCTGACAACTGCTGCAATGTTCTTCGGCCTTGTAATGAACTTCAGCTTCTTCCTCGCCGGAACCGTATCACATAATCCAACTGACATATTCTTCGGATTCATCATCCTCTTCGCTGGCTTTAACGCAGGAAAATATGGATTGGACTACTGGGTGATCCCATATATCCGAAAAACCATTTTCAGACAGAAAGCTAGCATAAAATGA
- a CDS encoding methyl-accepting chemotaxis protein, protein MTIKKKLLLNLLLAIGLSIVMISFIIYRMLMVQASNQDQVQVLLTVQSLQSETAALKQSLSNFSFSPTEGNRQDALTRMEKTSHYFTQTKSLLQQEDNKIVLDKALEKFTALEREANKALDEKNSAEVKRQSLRSEGVFNDLHLLNIQVNENYDFLKEDLENQIQFIILAAIIGSILLVVVAGGIGIRLTSSITKPLRLIAVNAQEIAKGNLTIEKVPYKHKDELGTLNESFDMMAAQLTSLLQKVNMASKEVEEFAGEIEQENIALTEISNQVAVSTDELSAGAQTVSEDLQQSVELIDEMDKEIMLNLDHTQESSSYSKEAVEAISEGRKAIEGQKVLITENKEASSSIQAATDQFAGYAAKIQDMAQTVSAIADQTNLLALNAAIEAARAGEAGKGFAVVASEVRKLAEESNRATTQIFDMVNLLKTGLDEIGEAVNKGGAIAEEQMESMNLTMSAFVNIESKVSGISEKINHLVKGMEASKELGARVLHNVESISAVVEETAAGSEEISASTTEQLSAFGNLSKKVTDLRKLTNELNESVSVFKFNR, encoded by the coding sequence ATGACAATAAAAAAGAAACTACTGCTTAACTTGCTGCTTGCGATAGGGTTATCGATTGTGATGATTTCCTTTATTATCTATAGGATGTTGATGGTCCAGGCATCCAATCAGGATCAAGTTCAGGTACTGCTGACAGTGCAGAGCCTGCAGTCTGAAACTGCTGCCTTGAAACAATCGCTTAGCAACTTTTCGTTCAGCCCTACCGAGGGGAACAGACAGGATGCGCTGACGAGAATGGAGAAGACCTCTCATTATTTCACACAAACAAAATCTTTGCTTCAGCAGGAAGATAACAAAATCGTCTTAGACAAAGCTCTTGAAAAATTCACTGCTCTAGAAAGGGAAGCCAATAAAGCACTGGATGAGAAAAACAGTGCAGAGGTAAAACGCCAGTCATTGCGCAGTGAAGGAGTTTTCAATGACCTTCACCTGCTGAATATCCAGGTTAACGAAAATTATGATTTTCTAAAAGAAGACTTGGAAAATCAAATTCAATTCATAATACTTGCCGCAATCATAGGCAGCATTTTGCTTGTAGTCGTTGCCGGTGGAATAGGAATCAGATTGACTAGTTCAATTACGAAGCCATTGAGGCTGATTGCTGTGAATGCGCAAGAAATCGCCAAAGGTAATTTGACGATCGAAAAAGTTCCTTACAAACACAAAGATGAGCTTGGGACATTGAATGAGTCTTTTGACATGATGGCAGCCCAACTGACTTCCTTGCTGCAAAAAGTGAACATGGCGAGCAAGGAAGTAGAAGAATTCGCAGGGGAAATCGAGCAGGAAAATATCGCGCTGACGGAAATCTCCAACCAAGTAGCTGTATCAACGGATGAGCTTTCTGCAGGGGCCCAGACTGTCTCGGAAGATTTACAGCAATCGGTTGAGCTGATTGATGAAATGGATAAGGAAATTATGCTGAACCTTGACCACACTCAGGAATCCTCCTCGTATAGCAAGGAAGCGGTTGAAGCAATCAGTGAAGGCAGAAAAGCAATCGAGGGGCAAAAGGTGTTAATTACCGAGAACAAAGAAGCTTCATCATCGATCCAGGCAGCAACTGATCAATTTGCAGGCTATGCGGCAAAAATCCAGGATATGGCCCAAACTGTTTCAGCCATCGCAGACCAGACCAACCTGTTGGCCTTGAATGCGGCGATTGAAGCGGCAAGGGCAGGTGAGGCAGGAAAAGGGTTTGCGGTCGTTGCCTCAGAGGTCAGGAAGCTGGCAGAAGAATCTAACAGAGCCACAACGCAAATATTTGATATGGTCAACCTCCTAAAGACGGGACTTGATGAAATCGGAGAGGCAGTAAACAAAGGCGGGGCAATTGCAGAAGAGCAGATGGAATCAATGAACCTCACAATGTCTGCTTTTGTAAATATTGAATCGAAGGTAAGCGGCATCTCAGAGAAAATCAACCATCTTGTCAAAGGTATGGAAGCTTCGAAGGAATTGGGAGCAAGGGTACTGCATAATGTTGAATCGATCAGTGCGGTCGTAGAAGAAACAGCGGCTGGAAGCGAAGAAATCTCCGCATCCACAACAGAACAATTATCCGCATTCGGCAACCTTTCGAAAAAGGTGACAGACCTGAGGAAGCTGACAAATGAATTGAATGAATCCGTTTCGGTTTTTAAGTTTAATAGATAA
- a CDS encoding DUF445 domain-containing protein, translated as MEKRDKRSRHLAAISLAIMGVGFLAMIPFQDSLIGKLLMGGFEAGLVGGLADWFAVTALFRHPMGIPIPHTALLPKNRDKVTRALINMLENDWLTKESIMEKFKQIHILDKIFETVEKELHSESVKNSIQAFSLDVVKKIDVERFAPTIEQEIKGFLLSADASAFLQKASSHILSKEYDSAAFDYVLQETEKWASQPEAKMVLGKLGKQAIDTTEADGLLKFAIQSFSNMITEEKVGNILQSFILKRMKNLQQDDNRYRHMILDKIRKELGNLNDREALMAEIQTWKNKMVEEMDLTRQIKDVLSKAKDRGIAFIEKDSFVDDTVTPVVKKFIEEIKADNEKVTAIESWIHAKIAGLIERNHSKIGKLVRENLDKLDTETLIDMMENNVGKDLQWIRVNGAVCGFLIGIGLTIFKLLVM; from the coding sequence ATGGAAAAACGAGATAAGAGATCTAGACATCTAGCAGCTATTTCACTGGCGATTATGGGTGTGGGGTTCCTCGCTATGATTCCGTTCCAGGATTCATTGATCGGAAAATTGCTGATGGGCGGGTTTGAAGCAGGTCTTGTCGGCGGTCTTGCTGACTGGTTTGCCGTAACTGCGCTCTTCAGGCATCCGATGGGAATCCCGATTCCCCACACCGCGCTTTTGCCGAAAAACCGTGATAAAGTAACACGTGCATTAATCAATATGCTTGAAAATGACTGGCTAACGAAAGAAAGCATCATGGAAAAGTTCAAGCAGATTCATATTCTGGATAAAATTTTTGAAACGGTCGAAAAAGAGCTTCATTCAGAATCTGTGAAAAACAGCATCCAGGCTTTCAGTCTTGATGTCGTAAAGAAAATAGATGTTGAACGATTTGCGCCGACAATTGAACAGGAAATTAAGGGGTTCCTGCTATCAGCGGATGCTTCCGCGTTTTTGCAAAAAGCATCCAGCCATATACTTTCAAAAGAATATGACTCGGCCGCATTTGACTATGTCCTGCAAGAGACGGAAAAATGGGCGTCGCAGCCTGAAGCGAAAATGGTTCTTGGCAAGCTGGGAAAACAGGCAATTGATACGACCGAAGCTGACGGACTTTTAAAATTCGCGATTCAATCGTTCAGCAATATGATCACTGAGGAAAAGGTCGGCAATATTTTGCAATCATTCATTTTAAAAAGAATGAAAAACCTGCAGCAGGATGATAATCGCTACCGCCATATGATCCTTGATAAAATCCGCAAAGAACTGGGGAATCTCAATGATCGTGAAGCTCTGATGGCGGAAATCCAAACCTGGAAAAACAAGATGGTCGAAGAGATGGATTTAACTCGACAAATAAAAGATGTACTTTCCAAGGCGAAGGATCGTGGTATTGCGTTCATCGAAAAAGACAGCTTTGTGGATGACACGGTAACTCCAGTGGTGAAAAAATTCATCGAAGAAATCAAAGCTGACAATGAAAAGGTAACAGCAATCGAAAGCTGGATCCATGCAAAGATTGCCGGTCTAATTGAACGGAATCATTCCAAGATTGGAAAGCTGGTCAGAGAAAATCTGGATAAGCTTGATACCGAAACACTGATTGACATGATGGAAAACAATGTAGGAAAAGATCTGCAATGGATCAGGGTAAACGGTGCTGTCTGCGGCTTCCTGATTGGGATCGGTTTAACGATTTTTAAGCTTTTGGTCATGTAA
- a CDS encoding DoxX family membrane protein, which yields MFAKWLRENNIAAGLLTVIRVWIGYNWMTAGWGKLTGEGFDASGYLKNAIANPVKGPDGHAVYGWYVNFLESFALPNVDLFNFIVPLGEFLVGLGLLLGTLTTAAMFFGLVMNFSFFLAGTVSHNPTDIFFGFIILFAGYNAGKYGLDRWVVPFIRKSVFKRETETAHKAV from the coding sequence ATGTTCGCTAAATGGTTAAGAGAAAACAATATTGCTGCTGGCCTGTTGACTGTAATTAGGGTATGGATCGGATATAACTGGATGACTGCAGGATGGGGAAAATTGACTGGTGAAGGGTTTGACGCTTCTGGATATCTGAAGAACGCGATCGCGAACCCGGTTAAAGGCCCAGACGGCCACGCAGTTTATGGCTGGTATGTGAACTTCCTTGAAAGCTTCGCGCTACCGAATGTCGATCTTTTCAACTTCATCGTTCCGCTTGGCGAATTCCTGGTCGGACTTGGCTTGCTCCTGGGAACTCTGACAACTGCAGCCATGTTCTTCGGTCTTGTGATGAACTTCAGTTTCTTCCTTGCCGGAACAGTATCTCACAACCCGACTGACATCTTCTTCGGCTTCATCATCCTGTTCGCTGGCTATAACGCTGGCAAATACGGTTTAGACCGCTGGGTGGTTCCATTCATCCGCAAGTCTGTATTCAAAAGAGAAACTGAAACTGCCCATAAAGCCGTTTAA
- a CDS encoding chromate transporter, producing MKQRDLFLAFFRVGILGYGGGPSSIPLVHKEVVEKYKWMDSDEFGDILALGNALPGPIATKMAGYIGYRVGGFLGMINALAATMIPAIILMILLLTGLNSYKDEPWVKGMAEAVVPVVAVMLAVLTWDFIKKSGKSKLGWGWTAVALIGSLIILQFLNLHPAILIFVLLLSALLKKDPAPAESKQSGGEQQ from the coding sequence TTGAAACAGAGAGATTTATTCTTAGCGTTTTTTCGCGTCGGAATCCTTGGTTATGGCGGTGGCCCGTCTTCGATTCCGCTTGTACATAAGGAAGTGGTAGAGAAATATAAATGGATGGATTCTGATGAGTTCGGCGATATTCTTGCTTTGGGAAATGCGCTTCCGGGACCGATTGCCACAAAAATGGCTGGTTATATTGGCTATCGTGTAGGCGGATTCCTGGGAATGATCAATGCCCTGGCTGCAACTATGATTCCGGCGATTATCCTGATGATCCTACTCTTGACCGGCCTGAATTCATACAAGGATGAGCCATGGGTGAAAGGAATGGCAGAGGCTGTTGTTCCAGTTGTTGCCGTCATGCTGGCTGTCCTGACATGGGACTTCATCAAGAAGTCTGGTAAATCAAAACTTGGTTGGGGCTGGACAGCTGTGGCGCTCATTGGCAGCCTGATAATTCTTCAATTCCTGAATCTGCATCCGGCAATATTAATATTTGTCCTGCTGCTGAGTGCCTTGCTGAAAAAAGACCCTGCTCCAGCAGAAAGTAAACAATCAGGAGGGGAGCAGCAGTGA
- a CDS encoding BMP family ABC transporter substrate-binding protein produces MKQIMNILLISFLLVGSLSGCASKELEAKERVKIGIMLSDVGLGDQSFSDAAFAGLAKARDELDVLFDYRELQAVGTYEKGFTELVEQGNDIVIGLGFMVVEDLEKVAKKYPDQQFILVDSVSELDNITSITFREEQGSFLAGAVAGMVSKSNIVGFVGGADVPLIHKFKSGFEQGVKAVNPEAEVLISYSNDFGNAELGGKIAAGMIEEGADVLYAAAGFTGVGVLKEAQSKKKFAIGVDSDQYFFAEKAIITSMLKNVDVALYETVKEFQAEKKLEAKQIELGMNEKGVGLAPIRVVKLTSEQEKRLEDLKAKLSANELSIQLD; encoded by the coding sequence ATGAAACAGATTATGAATATACTTTTAATTTCATTTCTCCTCGTTGGCAGCCTGAGTGGATGCGCAAGCAAAGAGCTGGAAGCGAAGGAAAGGGTCAAAATTGGTATTATGTTGTCTGACGTCGGACTTGGAGACCAGTCTTTCAGTGATGCAGCTTTTGCCGGACTGGCAAAAGCAAGAGATGAACTCGATGTACTTTTTGATTATAGAGAGCTTCAGGCTGTAGGTACCTATGAAAAAGGTTTTACTGAGCTTGTTGAACAAGGAAACGACATTGTCATTGGGCTGGGTTTCATGGTTGTTGAGGACTTAGAGAAGGTGGCCAAAAAGTACCCGGACCAGCAATTTATTTTGGTTGATTCAGTATCTGAATTGGATAATATCACATCCATTACTTTTAGAGAAGAACAGGGCAGCTTCCTGGCGGGTGCAGTTGCAGGAATGGTGTCAAAATCTAATATCGTTGGGTTTGTTGGCGGAGCGGATGTTCCACTGATACATAAATTTAAATCTGGATTTGAGCAAGGAGTGAAAGCGGTGAATCCAGAAGCAGAGGTTCTGATTTCATACTCGAATGACTTTGGAAATGCAGAGCTTGGTGGAAAGATCGCTGCAGGAATGATTGAGGAAGGCGCTGATGTACTCTATGCGGCGGCAGGTTTTACCGGGGTAGGGGTATTGAAGGAAGCACAATCAAAGAAGAAGTTCGCTATAGGTGTTGATAGTGACCAGTACTTTTTTGCTGAAAAAGCAATCATTACCTCGATGCTGAAAAACGTCGATGTCGCACTGTATGAAACAGTGAAGGAGTTTCAGGCGGAAAAGAAGCTTGAAGCAAAGCAGATTGAACTAGGAATGAATGAAAAAGGTGTCGGACTTGCACCAATCAGGGTGGTAAAGCTGACTTCCGAACAGGAAAAAAGACTAGAAGACCTGAAAGCAAAATTATCCGCTAATGAGCTTTCAATACAGCTGGATTAA
- a CDS encoding chromate transporter — protein sequence MIYFHIFLAFFIPGILGYGGGPASIPLIENEVVDRYEWMTVNEFSEVLAMGNALPGPIATKMAGYIGYAEGGILGAIVGVFATVAPSLILMISLLGLLMKYKDSPRVKRLTIVVRPVIAVLLGVMTYDFFFSSYEGVGLSQTILIGGISFLLMEKFKVHPAYVIAGSLVYGALVLS from the coding sequence GTGATTTATTTCCATATATTTTTAGCGTTTTTCATTCCTGGGATACTGGGATATGGCGGCGGTCCTGCCTCCATTCCGCTGATTGAAAATGAAGTTGTCGACCGCTATGAATGGATGACAGTCAACGAATTCAGTGAAGTGCTGGCGATGGGCAACGCCCTGCCAGGCCCGATTGCAACCAAGATGGCCGGATATATCGGCTATGCAGAGGGAGGAATCCTTGGGGCAATCGTAGGGGTATTTGCCACGGTGGCACCATCCCTGATCTTAATGATCAGCTTGCTCGGATTGTTAATGAAGTATAAGGATTCCCCTCGTGTCAAAAGGCTGACGATCGTTGTCCGCCCCGTCATTGCTGTGCTATTAGGTGTCATGACCTATGATTTCTTTTTCTCGTCCTATGAAGGAGTCGGCCTTTCACAGACGATCCTGATTGGCGGAATCAGTTTTTTGCTAATGGAAAAATTTAAAGTTCATCCTGCCTATGTCATCGCAGGTTCACTAGTATACGGAGCCCTTGTTTTATCGTAA
- a CDS encoding MetQ/NlpA family ABC transporter substrate-binding protein: MKKLFFSLLLLLSIGLLAACGSDSASSSGDAKADAKQVTFGATSGPYSDMVTKGIKPLLEKKGYEVKVVEFSDYIQPNLALSKGDLDANLFQHKIYMENFAKEHKLELSEVIVVPTAPMGIYSKKFNSLDEIAEGAAIAIPNDPTNAARAFLILEDAGLIKLDPNADPLTVSEKDVKDNVKNLQFKPIEAAQLPRAVESVDLSAVPGNFALAAKMDLLDALQLENMPDQYRNRVVINTKDQDAQFAKDIKEVVESPEFEEIIDEEFKGFGKPEWME; this comes from the coding sequence ATGAAAAAATTATTCTTCTCATTATTATTGTTATTATCAATCGGGCTGCTTGCTGCATGCGGCAGCGACTCAGCATCATCCAGCGGCGATGCGAAAGCAGACGCAAAACAAGTGACATTCGGTGCGACATCCGGTCCATACAGTGATATGGTCACGAAGGGCATAAAGCCTCTTCTTGAGAAAAAAGGTTATGAAGTGAAAGTAGTCGAGTTCAGCGATTACATCCAGCCGAACCTGGCATTATCAAAGGGCGATCTTGACGCGAACCTGTTCCAGCACAAAATCTATATGGAGAACTTTGCGAAAGAGCACAAACTTGAGTTGTCAGAAGTGATTGTCGTGCCAACTGCGCCAATGGGAATCTACTCTAAGAAATTCAATTCACTGGATGAAATCGCAGAGGGTGCTGCCATCGCGATTCCGAATGACCCAACAAATGCAGCGCGTGCCTTCTTGATTCTTGAAGATGCTGGATTAATCAAGCTTGATCCGAATGCTGACCCACTGACAGTTTCTGAAAAAGATGTAAAAGACAATGTGAAGAACTTGCAGTTCAAGCCAATTGAAGCAGCACAGCTTCCAAGAGCAGTCGAAAGCGTCGATCTATCAGCTGTACCAGGCAATTTCGCCCTGGCAGCAAAAATGGACCTGCTTGACGCACTTCAGCTTGAAAACATGCCAGATCAATACCGCAACCGCGTCGTCATCAATACAAAAGACCAAGATGCCCAATTTGCAAAGGACATCAAAGAAGTCGTAGAATCACCTGAGTTTGAAGAAATCATCGATGAAGAATTCAAAGGCTTCGGAAAGCCGGAGTGGATGGAGTAG